In Plasmodium falciparum 3D7 genome assembly, chromosome: 5, the following proteins share a genomic window:
- a CDS encoding 60S ribosomal protein L31 produces the protein MVKGTVKKQKKTLKPVTKFITINLSKLTHKVCYKRKAPRAIKEIRSIAGKLMHTKDVRLDVKLNKFIWSKGVRNPPKRVRVKLERKRNEDEDSKEKMYTIVEHVMVDSYKGLVNECEANE, from the exons ATGGTTAAag GTACTGTAAAAAAACAGAAGAAAACTTTAAAACCAGTTACTAAATTTATTACCATAAATTTGAGTAAATTAACTCATAAAGTATGCTATAAAAGAAAGGCACCAAGAGCCATTAAAGAAATTAGGAGCATAGCAGGAAAACTTATGCACACTAAG GATGTACGTTTAGATGTAAAATTAAACAAATTTATATGGTCTAAAGGTGTTAGAAACCCACCAAAAAGAGTTCGTGTAAAAttagaaagaaaaagaaatgaagaTGAAGATTCAAAGGAAAAGATGTATACTATTGTTGAACATGTAATGGTAGATTCATATAAAGGTTTAGTTAATGAATGTGAAGCAAACgaataa
- a CDS encoding AN1-type zinc finger protein, putative: MACFSDLSKECDMEGCRNHDFLPYKCEYCKLIFCEFHRNAEEHLCSKLKDMELNTVVLCEYCGIVLPDKKEDIQNHLIYKCLYKKKTKSILMCNKRDCKKVLNGINNYICKKCRKSFCLPHRYSDVHNCIKSDEEKSFFKKYFFFFS; this comes from the exons ATGGCCTGTTTTTCAGATCTTAGTAAAGAGTGCGACATGGAGGGTTGTAGAAATCATGATTTTCTTCCTTATAAATGTGAATATTGTAAATTGAtt tTTTGTGAATTTCATCGAAATGCTGAAGAACATCTATGTTCGAAATTAAAAGATATGGAATTAAATACAGTTGTGTTATGTGAATATTGTGGTATAGTTCTTCCTGAT AAAAAGGAAGACATACaaaatcatttaatatataaatgtttatataaaaagaagacAAAGTCTATATTGATGTGTAACAAAAGGGATTGTAAAAAG GTTTTGAATggaattaataattatatttgtaaaaagtGCAGAAAAAGTTTTTGCTTACCACACAGGTATAGTGATGTACACAACTGTATTAAGTCGGATGAAGAAAAAAGTTTTTTCaaaa agtatttttttttttttagctaG
- a CDS encoding cation transporting P-ATPase, with translation MARFCKSDKLLINHRELKYICLFYIILLFCFFLWCIFKKYHENRINRKHKRKGSDSSHKNEKTEFFNYIYESYNDNDDVIIRQEGYKNSLCGFLLKNISIVLYLLTHFIIILLIGNEYCIKENGEILWNDRAFVFFIFLLLCFIITYGILTVRKHMHSFFIKPSLLKDSDYVLVYTKNEDYTNSYKNIFKESYVYITNVFIKWNKKIYKYSCKYIKLLHYYQMNAKSFFFFISTDKKKKKNDYIKNSYHDDDLDDDDIQNKDNNNYYYSNIYKKNSYYNNSFHKKSISNQYSNKRLSRNSLYTKKVLRDQENNLGYYDQDQNEINKMNSIDHIYNIDSLNVIDQGNDKNYDNEEKEINKKYPFNRNDEYGDEYGDEYGDEYGNKYGNKYGNKYDDKYGNKYDDKYDDKYDDKYDDKYDDKYDDKYDDKYDDKYDDKYDDNIVWGSKRFSNKKKKKGKKKRKNEMVTSAQTNREYIENNLKVHKVKVRINEKNVRYFFFRSMKYVYNEEKDGFYNISHSIEEKVKNLDFNYILKKGGLNNNEIINNINEYGYNNIHLEFYSFFKNLKRELLDGIYMFQLFISYKNFFWKEIITSLIWMIISILSVIKKIFKNQKNKKEIYENIQANNNTFVTVYRNSIVQQIPSNNLTIGDIIIINSKMTLPCDCLLLTGNVLVDESLLTGESRPMKKICLSSSKANSFNSYHTTSNERNTQNSKNDKYDRYQEGEEEEEYEEDHSSIHIDKKKNKKKKNNKKKKKSQINNGSKKYVDTQKMDNNKNNIYNKNNIYNNDNNIYNNDNNNNNNNNNIDTYDEGYDHTPFRKQNNDNKKCSVNNFNTNNILYAGTDVISTLNFTENIYAIVINVSIYTYKGKYMQNVLFPNPLLFKYDSQLPIVFIFTIMFSFVCLYFQIRYLGLNMTSIFYTIGTLSQILPVWTPVVLNIGLNISTNRLKKEKDICCIAPSRIPICGKIRVFFFDKTGTLTDHKIEFSGVHFCNNILNEKKKSISNSVNNIYPNKLLSDDDLKQIKNQTSLLNVSKTLKSIFTKNAKSNEKHKQLSKDMKKEAQNKEYQINSVELNNFMHGNHVDILPIENKENNEYNKIHTLDDVTLNHDNVIHHIDSLMPNHDDNNIHAHHNHVLYNNKYNNETSLKSPNGFQSMKSHMPMNKNEYNSLQEKREPTHNNDNNNDNNNNDNNNDNNYNYIYAIEDIRMDSMDNTNANDTINDEKDNEIYEEKQNNDVLYNLNEKEQLIDDNNMNEIKKTVYKEHFENYNTNDEPNTEEKINMDNYEELNNDHNNDHNNDHSNDHNNDHNNDHNNDHNNDLNNDHNNDHNNDHNNDHNNDHNNDHNNDHNNDHNNDHNNNNNYNNEFNYNDNHHLQYVGIDGVREDSFVMDQRNIQNDYDEKNGDDNHTYNTSFDISNVHNNYHNNNNNNNNHVDYVNYDYNNHAYENRNTQNKYFNESNSSMNSITSLLYNSKLMWTNKVTLNNTPSNYHLLIYALAGCSCVYYDNNNIYGNEIDKRLCEATEMKITNYINDDNVNIKKISLKINNNTYKSFDVLKTYEFDYYTKISTTLTYGNFDFKEKKYIVFSKGSFDKIYMKCIKNEELYFFKKKEQEYSKNGFYVIALAFKIISNMKHEHILDLPRQLLEKDMNFLSLIMFNNHIKKDASMVIQTLKGSSIRPVILTGDNAYNCLYVGNKIGLFNNVNFYESFFSLNMNSNINNKYINNKYINNNNKNNIYLNELNTNNHLSNTKNINSSIHSNMSNMELNHDEMKHSPKSPASKFLSFENFFKSGKKKNIKNNNKTDNENNYEDDNVMHNQSDYQYDHLLTPGTEHLDGFKNNETQKKEKHIYESLDKSQKLNETSKYIPGNAANYTTYSEFNHKYDQHKYDMNNEFSNDENSALIPHHVKEKNKRNKKKRSHIINTLINDNISDDENNSVYSQSHIFFNEQKLSISIINEEEEQKSDENIIVYGYLLNDELIFVNVHNEKRINKNVVLFKDIYKEIILTGEAYTFIRYHVFQIKTPDEDFDSEELEEYKNFLLRIRIFSRLTPNNKIEVIRDFIKFDYISGMCGDGSNDCGALKISHAGLALSNLDTSVVSPFSSKNENLKSVIDILREGRACLVTSINCYKYMLLYGFMISFIKILLFMNAHAVMSEYGYLFFDNVILLLLAKSMTLSKPACKLKTQTPTSSIIGAQTILSLLCTLLVNFFFLYSIIFYFLPINNLPSSYQANSSAPKSSWWLMSDNYESFLACIWFCFQIVNSALILTFGGKYRKPIFTNHTFMAYYVLINSFLFYLTVGGPNRLTCLFRMNCNDEISKITKFKFLELISYSASGLSFYGPHGHNILSTGLKIKFLLLNFINIAVNIFISKYILCESLYNVVRRFFNFQNRKVPI, from the exons ATGGCTCGATTTTGCAAATCCGATAAATTGTTAATAAACCACAGGGAACTAAAATACATTTGCCtattttacataattttgctattttgtttttttctttggtGTATATTTAAGAAGTATCATGAGAATAGAATAAATAGAAAACATAAAAGGAAAGGTAGTGATAGTAGTCATAAAAATGAGAAGActgaattttttaattatatatatgaatcttataatgataatgatgatgtgATAATTAGACAAGaaggatataaaaatagttTGTGTGGATTTCTTCTTAAGAATATATCTAtagtattatatttgttaacacattttattattatattattaataggaAATGAATAttgtataaaagaaaatggtGAAATATTATGGAATGATAGGgcttttgtattttttatatttttattattatgttttattataacatatgGTATATTAACCGTTCGAAAACATATGCACAgcttttttataaaaccaTCCCTTTTAAAAGATAGTGATTATGTTTTAGTTTAcacaaaaaatgaagattacacaaattcatataaaaatatatttaaagaaagctatgtatatattacaaatgtttttataaaatggaataaaaaaatatataaatattcttgTAAATATATCAAGTTATTGCATTATTATCAAATGAATGCaaaatccttttttttctttatttctacagataaaaaaaaaaaaaaaaacgattatataaaaaattcatatcaTGATGATGACcttgatgatgatgatattcaaaataaagataacaacaattattattattcaaatatatataaaaaaaattcatattataataactcgtttcataaaaaaagtatatcaAACCAATATTCTAATAAGAGGCTAAGTCGTAACTCTCTGTATACAAAAAAGGTATTAAGGGAccaagaaaataatttaggATATTATGACCAAGatcaaaatgaaataaataaaatgaatagtatagatcatatatataatatagatagTCTAAATGTAATAGATCAaggaaatgataaaaattatgataatgaagaaaaagaaataaataaaaaatatcccTTTAATAGAAATGACGAATATGGTGACGAATATGGTGACGAATATGGTGATGAATATGGTAATAAATATGGTAATAAATAtggtaataaatatgatgataaatatggtaataaatatgatgataaatatgatgaCAAATATGATGACAAATATGATGACAAATATGATGACAAATATGATGACAAATATGATGACAAATATGATGACAAATATGATGAcaaatatgatgataatattgtATGGGGATCAAAACGAttttctaataaaaaaaagaaaaaagggaaaaaaaaacgaaaaaatgaaatggtTACAAGCGCCCAAACTAATAGagaatatatagaaaataatctCAAAGTACATAAAGTAAAAGTACGAATTAACGAAAAAAATGttcgatattttttttttagaagtatgaaatatgtatataatgaagaaaaagatggtttttataatatatcacaTAGTATAGAAGAGAAAGTAAAAAATCTtgattttaattatattttaaaaaaaggaggtttaaataataatgaaattattaataatattaatgaatatggatataataatatccatttagaattttattctttttttaagaatttAAAAAGAGAATTATTAGatggaatatatatgtttcaattatttattagttataaaaattttttctgGAAAGAAATTATAACATCTTTAATTTGGAtgattatatctatattaagtgtaattaaaaagatatttaaaaatcagaaaaataaaaaagaaatatatgaaaatatacaagcaaataataatacatttgtAACGGTTTATAGAAATTCAATAGTACAACAAATACCATCAAATAATTTAACCATAGgtgatataataattataaattcaaAAATGACCTTACCGTGTgattgtttattattaacagGAAATGTATTAGTAGATGAAAGTTTATTAACAGGTGAATCTCGTcctatgaaaaaaatatgtttatcaTCTTCCAAAGCAAATTCGTTTAATTCTTATCATACCACATCGAACGAAAGGAACACGCAAAATAgcaaaaatgataaatatgatagATATCAAGAGGGGGAAGAGGAGGAGGAGTACGAGGAGGACCATTCAAGTATACACATAGATAAGAAGAagaataagaaaaagaagaataataaaaaaaaaaaaaagagtcaaataaataatggtTCCAAAAAATATGTAGACACACAAAAaatggataataataaaaataatatatataataaaaataatatatataataatgataataatatatataataatgataataataataataataataataacaatattgaTACTTATGATGAAGGATATGATCATACACCATTTcgtaaacaaaataatgataataaaaaatgtagtGTAAATAACTtcaatacaaataatatcttATATGCTGGTACAGATGTTATATCTACTCTTAATTTTACAGAAAACATTTATGCAATAGTTATAAATGtaagtatatatacatataaaggTAAATATATgcaaaatgtattatttccAAATCCAttactttttaaatatgattCACAATTACccattgtatttatatttactataATGTTTAgttttgtttgtttatatttccaAATACGTTATTTAGGTCTAAATATGActtctattttttatactATCGGTACCCTTTCTCAAATATTACCGGTGTGGACACCTGTTGTCTtaaatataggtcttaatattTCAACTAATAgattgaaaaaagaaaaagatatttGTTGTATTGCACCATCCAGAATTCCTATATGTGGAAAAATCcgtgtctttttttttgataaaactGGGACCTTAACAGATCATAAAATTGAATTTTCAGGAGTTCacttttgtaataatattctaaatgaaaagaaaaaaagtatatcCAATTCTGTAAATAATATCTATcctaataaattattatcagaTGATGATCTGAAACAAATTAAGAATCAAACGAGTTTATTAAACGTAAGTAAAACTCTCAAATCTATATTCACAAAGAATGCAAAAAGTAATGAAAAACATAAACAACTATCTAAAGATATGAAAAAGGAAgcacaaaataaagaatatcaAATAAATTCTGTAGAACTCAATAATTTTATGCATGGAAATCATGTAGATATTCTTCCCATTGAAAATAAGGAAAacaatgaatataataaaatacatactCTAGATGATGTAACACTTAACCATGATAATGTGATACATCATATCGATAGCTTGATGCCTAatcatgatgataataatatacatgcTCATCATAATCACgttctttataataataagtacAATAATGAGACTTCATTAAAATCACCGAATGGGTTTCAATCTATGAAAAGTCATATGCCCATGaacaaaaatgaatataactCATTACAAGAAAAAAGGGAACCCAcacataataatgataataataatgataataataataatgataataataatgataataattataattatatttatgctATAGAAGATATACGTATGGATTCAATGGATAATACCAATGCCAATGATACaattaatgatgaaaaagataacgaaatatatgaagaaaaacaaaacaatgaTGTGCTTTATAATTTGAACGAAAAAGAACAACTtattgatgataataatatgaacgaaataaaaaaaactgtCTATAAAGAACATTTcgaaaattataatacaaatgatgaACCTAATACTGAAGAGAAAATTAATATGGATAATTATGAGGAGCTTAATAATGACCATAATAATGACCATAACAATGACCATAGTAATGACCATAATAATGACCATAATAATGACCATAATAATGACCATAACAATGACCTTAATAATGACCATAATAATGACCATAACAATGACCATAATAATGACCATAATAATGACCATAATAATGACCATAATAATGACCATAATAATGACCATAATAATgaccataataataacaacaattaTAATAACGAATTTAATTATAACGATAACCATCACCTCCAATATGTAGGTATTGATGGAGTTCGTGAAGATTCATTTGTCATGGATCAaagaaatatacaaaatgattatgatgaaaaaaatggtgatgataatcatacatataatacCTCATTTGATATTAGCAATGTTCATAACAATtaccataataataataataataataataatcatgttGATTATGTgaattatgattataataatcatgcatatgaaaatagaaatacacagaacaaatattttaatgaatCTAATTCTTCCATGAATTCTATAACATCACTACTTTATAATAGTAAATTAATGTGGACTAATAAAGTTACTCTTAATAATACACCATctaattatcatttattaatatatgcgTTAGCAGGTTGTTCTTGTGTTTattatgataacaataatatttatggGAATGAAATAGATAAAAGGTTATGTGAAGCCACAGAAATGAAAATTACAAactatataaatgatgacaatgtgaatattaaaaaaatttctttaaaaattaataataatacatataaaagttTTGATGTATTAAAAACATACGAATTTGATTATTATACCAAAATATCGACAACCTTAACATATGGTAATTTtgattttaaagaaaaaaaatatattgtctTTTCTAAAGGTTCATTTGATAAAATTTACATgaaatgtattaaaaatgaagaactttacttttttaaaaaaaaagaacaagaaTATAGTAAAAATGGTTTTTATGTTATAGCTTTAGCATTCAAAATTATTAGTAATATGAAACATGAACATATATTAGATTTACCGAGACAACTGTTAGAAAAGGATATGAACTTCTTATCTCTAATCATGtttaataatcatataaaaaaagatgcATCTATGGTTATACAAACACTAAAAGGATCTTCCATAAGACCGGTTATATTAACAGGAGATAATGCATATAATTGTTTATATGTTGGTAATAAAATAGGACTATTTAATAACGTCAATTTTTATGAATCTTTCTTTTCACTTAATATGaattcaaatataaataataaatatataaataataaatatataaataataataataagaataatatatatcttaacgAATTAAATACAAACAATCATTTATCAAAtactaaaaatataaatagtagTATACATTCCAACATGTCAAATATGGAACTTAACCATGATGAAATGAAACATTCACCCAAATCTCCTGCATCCAAATTTTTGTCCTTTGAAAATTTCTTTAAATccggaaaaaaaaaaaatattaaaaataataacaaaacagacaatgaaaataattatgaggATGATAATGTGATGCATAACCAATCGGATTATCAATATGATCATTTATTAACACCAGGCACAGAACATTTAGATGGTTTTAAAAATAACGAAACtcagaaaaaagaaaaacatattTATGAAAGTTTAGACAAATctcaaaaattaaatgaaacaTCCAAATATATTCCTGGAAATGCTGCTAATTATACTACTTATTCAGAATTTAATCATAAATATGATCAACATAAGtatgatatgaataatgaaTTTAGTAATGACGAAAATTCAGCTTTAATACCTCATCAcgtaaaggaaaaaaataaaagaaataagaaaaaaagaagtcatattattaacacattaataaatgataatattagtgatgatgaaaataattccGTATATTCTCAAagtcatatttttttcaatgaACAAAAACTTTCCATTTCTATTATAAACGAAGAAGAAGAACAAAAATCggatgaaaatattatcGTCTATGGATATCTATTAAATGATGAACTTATCTTTGTTAATGTACATAacgaaaaaagaattaataaaaatgttgtattatttaaggatatatataaagaaataatattaactgGGGAAgcttatacatttattagaTATCACGTTTTTCAAATTAAAACACCAGATGAAGATTTTGATAGTGAAGAActtgaagaatataaaaatttcttATTAAGAATTAGAATATTTTCAAGATTAAcaccaaataataaaatagaagTTATACGAGACTTTATAAAATTTGATTATATATCTGGTATGTGTGGTGATGGTAGTAATGATTGTGGTGCTTTAAAAATTTCACATGCGGGTTTAGCATTATCTAATTTAGATACATCTGTAGTTTCTCCATTTAGTAGTAAAAAcgaaaatttaaaaagtgttatagatatattaagAGAAGGAAGAGCTTGTTTAGTTACATCGATTaattgttataaatatatgcttCTATATGGTTTTAtgatttcttttattaaaatcCTTTTATTTATGAATGCACATGCAGTTATGTCAGAATATGGATACTTATTCTTTGATAATGttatcttattattattagccAAATCAATGACTTTATCAAAACCTGCATGTAAATTAAAAACACAAACACCAACATCAAGTATTATAGGTGCTCAAAccatattatctttattatgtACACTGCTTGttaatttcttctttctATATtctatcatattttatttcttaccTATTAATAATCTACCTTCATCTTACCAAGCAAATAGTTCAGCACCTAAATCATCATGGTGGTTAATGAGTGATAATTATGAAAGCTTCCTTGCTTGTATTTGGTTTTGTTTTCAAATAGTAAACAGTGCATTGATATTAACATTTGGTGGAAAATACAGGAAACCTATCTTTACAAATCATACATTTATGGC GTATTACGTTTTGATAAATagctttttattttatttaaccGTTGGAGGGCCAAACAGGTTAACATGCTTATTTCGTATGAATTGTAATGATGAAATTTCGAAAATTACAAAATTCAAATTTCTAGAATTAATATCTTATTCAGCTAGCGGTTTAAGTTTTTATGGACCTCATGGACATAACATTCTAAGTACAGgtctaaaaataaaatttttacttCTTAACTTTATAAATATAGCagtcaatatatttatttccaaATATATCTTATGTGAATCGCTATATAATGTAGTGCGCagattttttaattttcaaaATAGAAAGGTTCCCATATAA
- a CDS encoding ATP-dependent RNA helicase DDX27, putative has product MSFLLPLVIFFLFFFHLIKSYNINYHINDKTFFPYQQKHQIKKKKKNYIKYDGKGIILLKDSKEGNSLNFKVEDFLCESEKKEKNKNKESHGSFFFQTNTTFSELNIHKLLIENLKNHNINTPSVIQYDLLKYYDEHNDNLQNIIIAAENGIGKTLSYIIFLINHILKKGTNKNTCTLILQYNNLLCNQCYDLLKKLSKNVKAQIVNLKYEGIINIKNHLIVICTPVRLISYIKEDKENVFSTFFENLDFLIMDEVDILFDNPYIRNMKIIFDELNKLKNEKSVSIITSSTLCNKGKKSIYNNVIKYITNPIVIKTNYFHNIHPFINYHFIKASNYYIKNKVQIIKHILSKQNYKKVLIFCNTLKSSNTAFSLLKLHFDNIFLFNSTVTKEDQTIILNHFKNSQNPILVTTDIIYRGIDISNISHLFHFDTPTNIVVYTHRNGRLARGANTGHVYIFKHFEDLVTRKIYELHKNKLKFEEIFSRKRSLRKNYKRELQKKSEK; this is encoded by the exons atgtcaTTTTTGTTACCccttgtaatattttttttgtttttttttcatttaattaaGAGCTATAATATAAACTATCACATCAATGATAAGACATTTTTTCCATATCAACAAAAacatcaaataaaaaaaaaaaaaaaaaattatataaaatatgatggAAAAGGAATTATATTACTAAAAGATTCCAAAGAAGGGAATTCTTTAAATTTTAAAGTAGAAGATTTTCTTTGTGAaagtgaaaaaaaagaaaaaaacaaaaacaaagaaTCACATggttctttcttttttcaaaCTAATACAACCTTTTCggaattaaatatacataaacttttaatagaaaatttaaaaaatcataatattaatacgCCATCAGTAATACaatatgatttattaaaatattatgatgaaCATAATGacaatttacaaaatattattatagcaGCAGAAAATGGTATTGGAAAAACATTgtcttatattattttccttataaatcatatattaaaaaaagggACCAACAAAAATACATGTACTCTTATTTTAcagtataataatttattgtgTAATCAGTGTTATGatttgttaaaaaaattatccaa AAATGTAAAAGCCCAAATAGTTAACCTAAAATATGAAGgaatcataaatattaaaaaccATTTGATAGTTATCTGTACCCCTGTAAGacttatttcatatataaaagaagataaagaaaatgtatTCTCTACTTTTTTTGAGAACCTAGATTTTCTTATAATGGACGAAGTAGATATTCTATTTGATAATCcttatataagaaatatgaaaataatttttgatGAActgaataaattaaaaaatgaaaaaagtgTATCTATTATTACATCCTCTACTTTATGTAATAAAGGCAAAAAatcaatttataataatgtaataaaatatataacaaatcctattgttataaaaacgaattattttcataatatccatccatttattaattatcattttataaaggcatcaaattattatatcaaaaataaagtgcaaataataaaacatattctttcaaaacaaaattataaaaaagttcttatattttgtaatactCTCAAAAGCTCAAATACAGCATTCAGTCTGTTAAAATTACATTtcgataatatttttttatttaattcaacAGTCACCAAAGAAGATCAAACGATAATATTAAACCATTTCAAAAATTCACAAAACCCAATATTAGTAACTactgatattatatatagggGCATAGACATAAGTAATATATCTCACCTTTTTCATTTCGACACGCCAACAAATATAGTGGTCTACACACACAG aaatgGACGACTAGCGAGGGGTGCTAACACGGGGCATGTTTACATATTTAAACATTTCGAAGATCTAGTAACAAGAAAAATTTATGAACTtcacaaaaataaattaaaatttgaaGAAATATTCAGTAGAAAAAGATCCttgagaaaaaattataaaagagaattacaaaaaaaaagtgaaaaataa